GTCGGGCGTCCATCGGGCCGGCACGACGACGCGGACACCCGCGCGGTCTTCCGGGCGGCCGGCCCGTCAGGCGTCCGGGGGGACGCGCAGGGCGAGCAGGGCGGTGTCGTCGCTGGCCCAGCCACCGTGATGTGCGGCCAGGACCTCGGTGAGATGTCTGACCGTGGCCGTGGCGTCCAGCTCATGGGTGGCGGCCAGTGCGCCGACGAGCTCGTCCTCGCCGAACACGCCGTGAGCTTCCTGGCCGGTGTTTCCGGGACGGGGCCGCGCCTCGCACGCCCCGTCGCTGTAGAGCAGCAGAAGGTCCCCGGGAAACAGCTGGTAGTCGACATCGGTGAGGTGGACCTGCTCCAGCACGCCCAGGAGCGTTCCGGCTCGTCCGAGCTGGTGGACCTCGCCGTTCGCCCGGCGGAGGAGAGCCGGCGGATGCCCTGCCAGGGCGATCCGCCCGGACAGGCCGGTGGGAGTGGTGTGGAAGGTGGTGTAGGCGGCCGTGAGGAAGCGGGGGGACCGCTGGGCGAGCATCGCCCTGTTCAGCCGGTCGAGCAGGAGGGCGGGGGTGAGGCTCTGCCCGGCGTCGGCGCGCACGGTGTAGCGGGCCATCGAGGTGACCTTCGCCGCCTCCACACCCTTGCCGCAGACGTCACCCAGGACCGCGCCGTAGGTGTCGCCGGTGGTGTGGAACAGGTCGTAGAAGTCCCCGCCCACCTCGACGCCGCTGTAACCACTGGCCGAGGCGGGCAGATAGGAGGCGGCGGCGTCCAGGCCGGGCACCGGCGCCAGCGCCGGGGGCAGCAGCCCCTGCTGGAGGGAGCGGGCCAGGTCGGAGGAGACCTGTTGGGCTTTCCGCGCGGCCGCCAGGCTCTGGCGCAGATGGATCTCCGCGGAGACCGACCGGGCGAGCGTGGCCAGCGTGCTCAGATCGCCCCGCGACCAGGTACGCGGGGCGTCGTCGATGACGCAGAAGCTCCCCAGCACCTGCCCGTCCGGGCTCATGAGCGGATATCCCGCCCACGCTCCGATGTTCATCGGCCCGACCGAGGGATGCTCGCGCGTGCGCGGGTCGGCGGCGGCGTCGTCCACGATGAAGGGGTCGCCTGCCAGTCCCACCAGGAAGTAGCAGAAGCTCTCCCGGACCGGGTTCTGCCGTTGCGCGATATCCGTCGCCCGCACCCCGACGCACGACTTCCAGAACGAGCGCTCCTCATCGACCAGGGTCACGAACGCCCTCCCCGCGCCGGTCACCCTCGCCGCCAGGGTCGCGAGGTCCTCGAAAGCCTCTTCCGGGCCGGTGTCCAGCAGTTCCGTCGCGGCGACCGCGGCAAGCCGCTCGGGATCCGACAAGGCTGCCGGCAGGCCGTCGTCACGCAGCCCGCCGACGAAGTCCACTCCACCGCCCATGCCGTCCACTCCTTCACCGGTCTACACCTTTTGCGCGTACGAAGACCAGGTCGATTATCCGCACCACTGTGGCCGTATCCAACCGGAGGCCCGTTCCTCGACACCACCGCGTCGCAGACCGCCGAGCGGGTGTCGCTGACCGTCACGGACGCCCCGGCCATCGCCGCGGGCCCCGGCGATGTCGGGGCCCGTCGACCTCGACCACCGTGGTCGGCCGACGTGCGGCGATCCGACCGACTGGCGCAGTTGTTCGAACATGCGATCTAATTGAGGGATGGAGCGCTTCCCTTTCCCCGACGATCTGATCCGCGCACAACGGGAGTGGCACGACGTCCGTCGCGCGCTCGCCGCGCCCCGCCCGCGCCACACCACCGAGCTGCGCCGCCGCCTGCTCCACCTGTCCGTCCGCATCCACTGGCATCCGTTCTGGTCCACCCCGGACGGCTGGACGCCCGCGGCCCGGGTGGAGCTGAGGCGGCAGACCCGGGAGGCCCGGCGGGCGGAAGCGGCGTGAGTCGTCGCGGCGCCGGGGCCCTACGGGTGGTGGACGCCCTTACAGCCGGGCCCGCTTCACCGCCATGTGCAGCAGCAGCCGGTCCTCGCCGTCGTTCAGGTCGAGGCCGGTGATCTGCTGGATCCGGGAGAGCCGGTAGTACAGCGTCTGGCGGTGGATGCCCAGCGCGGCGGCCGTCCGGCCCGCCTGGCCCGCGCAGTCCAGGAACACCTCCGCGGTGTGTGCCAGCTCCCGGTGCAGCGGGGTCAGGAGGGAGGCGACCGCCGGGTCCCCGGGGGCGCCGCCGGTGCCCGGGAGGGCGGTCAGCAGGCGGTACGGGCCGATCGCCGACCACCGGGCGACCGGGCCGAGGCGGGTCTCGGCCCGTGCCGCGCGGGCCGCCGCCGTGGCCTCGCGCCAGGAGACCGTCAGCTCGTCCAGACCCCGGCGCGGCGTGGCGATCCCCCCGGTGGCGGCGGGGCCCGCGCCGGCGCGCAGCCGGTCCGCGGCGCTCAGGGCCGGGTCGAGGCGGTCCGGCGCACGCAGCCGGACGAGCGCGGCCAGCGCCAGGGCCCCGGCGGCCCCCGGCCCGGCGACCGTCGCCAGGGCGGCCGCCGACG
The nucleotide sequence above comes from Streptomyces sp. NBC_01116. Encoded proteins:
- a CDS encoding PP2C family protein-serine/threonine phosphatase yields the protein MGGGVDFVGGLRDDGLPAALSDPERLAAVAATELLDTGPEEAFEDLATLAARVTGAGRAFVTLVDEERSFWKSCVGVRATDIAQRQNPVRESFCYFLVGLAGDPFIVDDAAADPRTREHPSVGPMNIGAWAGYPLMSPDGQVLGSFCVIDDAPRTWSRGDLSTLATLARSVSAEIHLRQSLAAARKAQQVSSDLARSLQQGLLPPALAPVPGLDAAASYLPASASGYSGVEVGGDFYDLFHTTGDTYGAVLGDVCGKGVEAAKVTSMARYTVRADAGQSLTPALLLDRLNRAMLAQRSPRFLTAAYTTFHTTPTGLSGRIALAGHPPALLRRANGEVHQLGRAGTLLGVLEQVHLTDVDYQLFPGDLLLLYSDGACEARPRPGNTGQEAHGVFGEDELVGALAATHELDATATVRHLTEVLAAHHGGWASDDTALLALRVPPDA